In Alkalihalobacterium alkalinitrilicum, a genomic segment contains:
- a CDS encoding glutamine--tRNA ligase/YqeY domain fusion protein, whose amino-acid sequence MESTNISSNFIKHIVTEDLKTGEYDGVVTRFPPEPNGYLHIGHAKSIVLNFELADEYKGKTNLRFDDTNPLKEDQEFVDSIKEDVTWLGYDWDGLFYASNYFDEMYERAVLLIKKGLAYVDDLSAEEIRTYRGTLTEPGKESPHRDRTVDENLELFERMKNGEFGNGEKVLRAKIDMSSPNLNMRDPVLYRISHTTHHNTGDQWCIYPMYDFAHPLGDAIEGVTHSICTLEFEDHRPLYNWVVEKCEMEATPKQIEFARLNLTNTIMSKRNLKQLVDENVVDGWDDPRMPTISGLRRRGFTPESIRNFCREIGVARSYSTVDVQMLDHFVREDLKLKAPRTMAVIKPLKVVITNYPEGQVEMLDAEINPENPEMGTRQIPFSREIYIEQEDFMENPPKKYFRLFPGNEVRLKHAYFIKCEEVVKDDAGNVVELRCTYDPETKSGTGFTGRKVKGTLHWVEATKAKSAEFRLYNPLILDEEKEEGGSFLDHVNPNSLEVLKGFVEPNMSEAKENEKFQFFRHGYFNVDPKDTTREQLVFNLIVSLKSSFKL is encoded by the coding sequence ATGGAGAGCACAAATATTTCTTCAAATTTTATTAAACATATTGTAACTGAAGATTTAAAGACTGGAGAATATGATGGAGTTGTTACACGGTTTCCTCCAGAACCAAATGGGTATTTACATATTGGGCATGCTAAATCAATCGTGCTAAACTTTGAACTTGCTGACGAATATAAAGGGAAAACGAATTTACGATTTGATGACACGAATCCGCTAAAAGAGGATCAAGAGTTTGTTGACTCTATTAAAGAGGATGTAACTTGGCTTGGTTATGACTGGGATGGACTTTTCTATGCATCTAATTATTTCGATGAAATGTATGAACGTGCGGTGCTATTGATAAAAAAAGGCTTAGCGTATGTCGATGATTTATCAGCAGAAGAAATTCGAACATACAGAGGAACATTAACTGAGCCAGGAAAAGAAAGTCCGCATCGCGATCGAACGGTCGATGAAAATCTTGAGTTATTTGAGCGCATGAAAAATGGGGAGTTCGGAAACGGGGAAAAAGTATTACGAGCGAAAATTGATATGTCATCTCCTAACTTGAACATGAGAGATCCTGTTCTTTACCGAATTTCTCATACAACACATCATAATACTGGAGATCAGTGGTGCATCTATCCGATGTATGACTTTGCGCACCCGCTTGGTGATGCAATTGAAGGTGTGACCCATTCAATTTGTACATTGGAATTTGAAGATCACCGCCCATTATATAACTGGGTTGTTGAGAAGTGTGAAATGGAAGCAACGCCTAAGCAAATTGAGTTTGCTCGTTTAAATTTAACGAACACGATTATGAGTAAACGGAATTTGAAACAGCTAGTCGATGAAAATGTTGTCGACGGCTGGGATGATCCACGTATGCCGACCATTTCTGGATTAAGGAGAAGAGGGTTTACGCCAGAATCAATTCGGAATTTTTGTCGCGAAATCGGTGTAGCAAGAAGCTATAGCACAGTAGATGTCCAAATGCTTGATCATTTCGTTCGTGAAGATTTGAAGTTGAAAGCGCCACGGACGATGGCGGTCATAAAACCATTAAAAGTTGTTATTACGAACTATCCCGAAGGCCAAGTGGAAATGCTTGATGCGGAAATTAATCCTGAAAATCCAGAGATGGGTACCCGACAAATACCGTTCTCTCGTGAGATTTACATTGAACAAGAAGATTTTATGGAAAATCCACCGAAAAAGTACTTCCGATTATTCCCTGGAAACGAAGTTCGTTTAAAACATGCTTACTTTATTAAGTGTGAGGAAGTGGTTAAAGATGATGCTGGAAATGTCGTTGAGCTTCGTTGTACGTATGATCCAGAAACGAAAAGTGGAACTGGTTTTACAGGGAGAAAAGTAAAAGGTACCCTTCACTGGGTCGAGGCAACGAAAGCGAAGTCGGCTGAATTCCGTCTTTATAATCCGTTAATTTTAGACGAAGAAAAAGAAGAAGGCGGGTCTTTCTTAGATCATGTAAATCCGAATTCATTAGAAGTATTAAAAGGATTTGTCGAGCCGAATATGAGTGAAGCAAAGGAAAATGAGAAATTTCAATTTTTCCGCCACGGATACTTTAATGTCGATCCGAAAGATACAACTCGAGAGCAACTCGTGTTTAACTTAATTGTTTCATTGAAAAGTTCTTTTAAGCTGTAG
- a CDS encoding YwbE family protein: MNGQNRSDISPGIKVNIVLKQDQRTGKLTGGIVKDILTKSSFHPHGIKVRLEDGSVGRVKEIII; the protein is encoded by the coding sequence ATGAACGGACAAAACCGAAGTGATATTTCTCCAGGCATTAAAGTTAACATCGTCCTAAAGCAAGATCAACGAACAGGCAAGTTAACAGGTGGCATTGTAAAAGATATATTAACAAAATCAAGCTTTCACCCCCACGGCATTAAAGTTCGTCTCGAAGACGGATCTGTAGGCCGAGTGAAAGAAATCATTATTTAA
- a CDS encoding TIGR00730 family Rossman fold protein has protein sequence MKKICVFAGSNVGAKPEFEQGAIQLGRLLAERNIELVYGGSKIGLMGRIADSVLQSGGKVTGIMPRNLFSKEIIHPLLTEFHETETMHERKALMSEFADGYIALPGGLGTFEELLEVMCWAQIGIHKKPIGALNVLHYYEPVSELLKKASNAGFMPQANVDLLILEEKPDTLLERMFDNVRGSDDTIDV, from the coding sequence ATGAAAAAAATATGTGTGTTTGCTGGATCGAATGTTGGAGCTAAACCCGAATTTGAGCAAGGTGCCATTCAATTAGGTCGTCTGTTAGCAGAGCGAAATATCGAATTGGTGTATGGTGGTTCGAAAATTGGATTAATGGGACGAATAGCCGACAGTGTTTTACAGAGTGGCGGTAAAGTGACAGGGATTATGCCGAGAAATTTATTTTCAAAAGAAATTATCCATCCTTTATTAACAGAATTTCACGAAACGGAAACGATGCATGAACGAAAAGCGCTTATGTCAGAGTTTGCGGATGGCTATATTGCCTTACCAGGTGGTTTGGGAACCTTTGAAGAATTGTTAGAAGTAATGTGTTGGGCACAAATTGGCATTCATAAAAAACCAATTGGTGCACTAAATGTATTACATTATTACGAACCTGTCAGTGAGTTGTTAAAAAAAGCATCAAATGCTGGTTTCATGCCTCAAGCTAATGTTGATTTACTCATTCTGGAAGAGAAACCAGATACTCTTCTAGAAAGAATGTTTGACAATGTGAGAGGATCTGATGATACGATAGATGTATAG
- a CDS encoding fatty acid desaturase family protein, with product MKEYESLSWYAARIKPHLPKEAFKPVPSRLLGGLAFLIIAIGGILAVSLLELSLWLNLLITIVLGASYASLGFLGHEILHGTVVRKPWLRDLLGAITFWPLCTGPSLWRKWHNMNHHVHTQDEHKDPDAWISASELEKKPLVRLLYRIPLAIRATFSLFSLALTFTVHSFRMFTVYIKDFDPRNRPKVWVQLVLPWVSWIGLLFAIGFVKWLFVFLLPLLIANFIVMAYISTNHRLNPLVPVNDPLANSLSVTVPKWVDAIHFNFSYHTEHHLFPSVNPKYYPLVKAHIKKNWPERYHEMPFLKAMVALFKTPRIYYDQKELVDPREGMMYGSLGNGLNPNQIISRRSDDDFQSEIKPSKNTDV from the coding sequence ATGAAGGAATATGAATCACTATCTTGGTATGCAGCTCGAATTAAACCCCATCTCCCAAAAGAGGCGTTTAAGCCTGTACCCTCTCGTCTATTAGGTGGACTAGCGTTTCTTATCATTGCCATAGGAGGGATATTGGCAGTTAGCTTATTGGAACTCAGCCTGTGGTTAAACTTATTGATTACGATTGTTTTAGGGGCAAGTTACGCCAGTCTTGGATTTTTGGGCCATGAAATTCTTCATGGAACTGTCGTTCGGAAACCGTGGCTTCGCGATCTTTTAGGTGCGATTACGTTTTGGCCATTATGTACTGGACCAAGTCTTTGGCGGAAATGGCATAATATGAACCATCACGTTCATACTCAAGATGAGCATAAAGACCCTGACGCTTGGATCAGTGCTAGTGAATTAGAAAAAAAACCACTCGTTCGCTTGTTGTATCGAATTCCCCTAGCTATTCGAGCAACCTTTAGTTTGTTTTCATTAGCGCTAACATTTACAGTCCATTCTTTTCGAATGTTTACTGTTTATATAAAAGACTTTGATCCAAGAAATCGACCAAAAGTATGGGTTCAGTTAGTTTTACCTTGGGTTTCATGGATAGGTCTTTTATTCGCAATTGGGTTTGTAAAGTGGTTGTTTGTGTTTTTACTACCGTTGTTAATAGCGAATTTTATTGTAATGGCTTATATTTCAACGAACCACAGGCTAAACCCACTCGTACCTGTTAATGATCCGTTAGCGAATAGTTTGTCAGTGACGGTTCCAAAATGGGTGGATGCAATTCACTTTAACTTTTCGTACCATACGGAACATCATCTGTTTCCGTCGGTCAATCCGAAATATTATCCGCTAGTAAAAGCACATATTAAAAAGAATTGGCCAGAGCGTTATCATGAAATGCCGTTTTTGAAAGCGATGGTTGCTTTATTTAAAACACCACGAATTTATTACGATCAAAAAGAATTGGTCGATCCACGTGAAGGAATGATGTATGGTTCGTTAGGAAATGGACTTAACCCAAATCAAATTATCTCTCGTAGAAGTGATGATGATTTTCAAAGCGAGATCAAGCCATCAAAAAATACAGATGTATAA
- the queF gene encoding preQ(1) synthase encodes MVGRKDEDLQDVTLLGNQNTKYDYQYNPEVLETFDNQHPGRDYFVKFNCPEFTTLCPKTGQPDFATIYISYIPDTKMVESKSLKLYLFSFRNHGDFHEDSVNTIMNDLIKLMEPRYIEVWGKFTPRGGISIDPYCNYGRPGTKFEEMANFRLMNHDLYPETITNR; translated from the coding sequence GTGGTTGGTAGAAAAGATGAAGACCTACAAGATGTAACACTGCTAGGCAATCAAAATACGAAGTACGATTATCAATATAATCCTGAAGTGTTAGAGACGTTTGATAATCAACATCCAGGACGAGATTATTTCGTAAAATTTAATTGTCCAGAATTTACAACGCTCTGCCCTAAAACAGGACAACCAGATTTTGCAACGATTTATATTAGTTATATACCAGATACAAAAATGGTCGAAAGTAAGTCGCTGAAACTGTATTTATTTAGTTTCCGTAATCATGGTGATTTTCATGAAGATAGTGTTAATACAATAATGAACGATCTTATAAAATTGATGGAACCACGATATATTGAAGTATGGGGGAAATTTACACCACGTGGGGGAATTTCTATCGATCCATACTGTAATTACGGGCGACCAGGTACGAAGTTTGAAGAAATGGCCAATTTTCGTTTGATGAATCATGATTTATATCCTGAGACAATAACGAACCGCTAA
- a CDS encoding cold shock domain-containing protein, with translation MMVGKVKWFNAEKGFGFIEREGGDDVFVHFSAIQGEGFKTLEEGQDVEFEIVEGNRGPQAANVTRL, from the coding sequence ATCATGGTAGGAAAAGTAAAATGGTTTAACGCAGAAAAAGGTTTTGGATTTATCGAGCGCGAAGGTGGAGACGATGTATTCGTACACTTTAGTGCAATTCAAGGTGAAGGCTTTAAGACTTTAGAAGAAGGCCAAGACGTTGAATTTGAAATTGTTGAAGGAAACCGTGGACCACAAGCAGCTAACGTAACTCGTCTATAA
- a CDS encoding DEAD/DEAH box helicase, with translation MATFKEFGIHQQIVKAITDMGFEEATPIQEQTIPTLLAGKDVIGQAQTGTGKTAAFGIPLIEKVDIEAGTIQGLVLAPTRELAVQVAEELNKIGNLRGVRALPIYGGQDIVRQIKALKRKPQIIVATPGRFMDHMRRKTIRMNTIEMVILDEADEMLNMGFIEDIETILKEVPNERQTLLFSATMPKQIRGLAEKFMKPDAEAIMVKSVEITTANVEQEYMEVSESKKFDVLSRMLDIHSPTLAIVFGRTKRRVDEVAEALNKRGYSAEGLHGDINQNQRDRVIKKFKEGTVEVLVATDVAARGLDISGVTHVYNFDIPQDPESYVHRIGRTGRAGNKGLALTLVTPRELTHLKTIEKTSNRKITRKPVPTLAEAMEGQLRMTVEGLMKTVEENDFQSYRMSAEQLLDETDSVTLLSAALKMLTKEPIDVPIKLTEEAPLRVKGFKSGGGGRGKGKGKGGFGGRGGDKGRDRDRDRKGGSRGGGPSKNGKVRVAASRKKK, from the coding sequence TTGGCAACTTTTAAAGAGTTTGGAATACACCAACAAATTGTAAAAGCAATTACAGACATGGGTTTTGAAGAGGCAACGCCTATTCAAGAACAAACGATTCCTACATTACTTGCAGGAAAAGACGTTATCGGACAAGCACAAACAGGAACAGGGAAAACCGCAGCTTTTGGTATTCCATTAATTGAAAAGGTAGATATTGAAGCAGGAACGATTCAAGGACTTGTATTAGCACCTACTCGTGAACTTGCGGTTCAAGTAGCAGAAGAACTTAATAAGATTGGAAACCTTCGTGGTGTTAGAGCACTACCGATTTACGGTGGACAAGATATCGTCCGACAAATTAAGGCACTAAAACGTAAACCACAAATTATTGTGGCAACACCAGGTCGTTTTATGGATCATATGCGTCGTAAAACGATTCGTATGAACACAATTGAAATGGTTATTTTAGATGAAGCAGATGAAATGTTAAACATGGGCTTTATTGAAGACATTGAAACCATTTTGAAAGAAGTTCCAAATGAACGACAAACACTATTGTTCTCGGCGACAATGCCTAAACAAATTCGTGGTCTTGCGGAGAAGTTTATGAAGCCAGATGCGGAAGCAATTATGGTTAAATCGGTTGAGATTACTACAGCGAATGTTGAACAAGAGTATATGGAAGTATCTGAATCAAAGAAATTCGATGTGCTTAGCCGCATGTTAGACATTCATTCACCGACGTTAGCGATTGTATTCGGTCGTACGAAAAGACGTGTTGACGAAGTCGCTGAAGCGTTAAATAAACGTGGTTATAGTGCAGAAGGGTTACATGGTGATATTAACCAAAACCAACGTGACCGTGTCATTAAAAAGTTTAAAGAAGGTACAGTAGAAGTACTTGTTGCGACAGATGTAGCAGCACGTGGTTTAGATATTTCAGGAGTAACGCACGTCTATAACTTTGATATTCCACAAGATCCAGAAAGCTATGTTCACCGTATTGGTCGTACAGGTCGTGCTGGAAATAAAGGGTTAGCATTAACACTGGTTACACCAAGAGAATTGACGCATTTAAAAACAATCGAAAAAACGTCCAACCGTAAAATTACGCGAAAACCTGTGCCAACGTTAGCTGAAGCGATGGAAGGTCAGCTGCGTATGACGGTAGAAGGTTTAATGAAGACGGTTGAGGAAAATGATTTCCAATCGTATCGTATGTCAGCTGAACAACTTCTTGACGAAACAGATTCTGTAACGTTACTTTCTGCTGCATTGAAAATGTTAACGAAAGAACCAATTGATGTCCCAATCAAGTTAACAGAAGAAGCGCCGCTACGTGTAAAAGGTTTTAAATCTGGCGGTGGCGGAAGAGGAAAAGGTAAAGGAAAAGGTGGTTTTGGTGGCCGCGGCGGTGATAAAGGCCGTGATCGCGACCGGGATCGCAAAGGTGGTTCAAGAGGTGGCGGTCCATCGAAAAATGGAAAAGTAAGAGTAGCCGCTTCACGGAAGAAGAAATAA
- the glnA gene encoding type I glutamate--ammonia ligase, which yields MSAVTTKELTLEAIKEIIKEKHVELLHMQFVDIEGTLKHVTVTAEQIDQCAEGKVMFDGSSITGFSPINKSDLYLLPDLNTFCVLPWSVEEGYSEARFLCGVKNPDGTDFEGDPRHVLKRTEEKAKEQGYSISVGPELEFFLFETDEKGRPTLNTQDLGGYFEPSPHDYGEKVRLAIYRTLKEMGFTIEASHHEVAEGQHEINFKYADALGAADNATTYKWVVKTVARQFGLHASFMPKPIAGANGSGMHVNISLFDIAKQENAFYDEKDSRQLSEKSYKFIAGLLDNIDNFVAVTNPLVNSYKRLVPGYEAPCYVAWSASNRSALIRIPATRGAGTRVEIRCPDPSANPYLAYAIIASAGLDGINRDLDVPAEVTDDIFSMSAAELKERGIRNLPTSLEAAVTALEEGQIGRDTLGDHVFTEYVDLKRAEYDSFRIAVHGWEIDSYQTKF from the coding sequence ATGAGTGCAGTTACTACAAAGGAATTAACGTTAGAGGCGATTAAAGAGATTATTAAAGAAAAACATGTGGAGCTTTTGCATATGCAATTCGTTGACATTGAAGGTACATTAAAGCATGTAACAGTAACAGCAGAACAAATTGATCAATGTGCTGAAGGAAAAGTAATGTTTGACGGTTCATCGATTACGGGATTTTCACCAATTAATAAATCAGACTTATATTTACTGCCTGACTTAAATACATTTTGTGTTCTTCCTTGGTCGGTTGAGGAAGGGTACTCAGAAGCTCGCTTCCTTTGCGGGGTAAAAAACCCAGATGGAACGGATTTTGAAGGAGATCCTCGTCATGTTTTAAAAAGAACAGAAGAGAAAGCGAAAGAGCAAGGCTATTCAATTAGTGTTGGACCAGAGCTAGAATTTTTCTTATTTGAAACAGACGAAAAAGGACGTCCTACATTAAATACACAAGATCTTGGTGGATACTTTGAGCCATCTCCTCATGATTATGGTGAAAAAGTTCGCCTAGCAATCTATCGGACGTTAAAAGAAATGGGCTTCACGATTGAAGCATCTCACCATGAAGTAGCAGAAGGTCAGCACGAGATTAACTTTAAGTATGCTGATGCACTAGGTGCTGCAGACAATGCAACTACGTATAAGTGGGTTGTAAAAACAGTTGCAAGACAATTTGGTTTACATGCATCGTTTATGCCGAAGCCGATTGCAGGTGCAAACGGAAGCGGAATGCATGTTAACATTTCATTATTTGATATTGCAAAGCAAGAAAATGCATTTTATGACGAAAAAGACAGCCGTCAACTTTCAGAGAAATCGTATAAATTTATCGCTGGTTTATTAGACAATATTGATAACTTTGTAGCGGTGACAAACCCATTAGTTAACTCTTATAAGAGATTAGTACCAGGTTATGAGGCACCTTGTTACGTTGCTTGGTCTGCATCCAACCGTTCTGCTCTTATTCGTATTCCAGCTACTCGTGGAGCTGGTACTCGTGTAGAAATCCGTTGTCCAGATCCATCTGCAAACCCATACTTAGCATATGCAATTATTGCATCTGCAGGTTTAGACGGTATTAACCGTGATCTAGATGTACCAGCTGAAGTTACAGATGATATCTTTAGCATGTCAGCTGCTGAATTAAAAGAAAGAGGTATCCGTAACTTGCCAACTAGCCTTGAAGCAGCAGTAACTGCACTTGAAGAAGGGCAAATCGGACGCGATACATTAGGCGACCATGTTTTTACAGAGTACGTTGATCTAAAGCGTGCTGAGTATGATAGCTTTAGAATAGCTGTTCATGGCTGGGAAATTGACAGCTATCAGACAAAATTCTAA